A region of Shewanella psychromarinicola DNA encodes the following proteins:
- a CDS encoding calcium/sodium antiporter, giving the protein MFIALTIIGGFIILTFGAEALVRGASAVALRLGIAPLIIGLTIVAFGTSAPELAVSVKSALAGNPGIALGNVVGSNIVNIGLILAITALIRPITVQSQMVKRDIPIMICASVLMWFLLLDGEVSFIDGAILFSALVSYLVFSYVSAKNNPEDLDLDASPQHPGLSIALIIMGIAMLVGGGILFVNGAVDLAKQFGISEVIIGLTIVAIGTSMPELVTSVMAALKGQSDIAIGNVVGSNIFNVLGILGATALIHPVSAAGFNRIDFIAMLIFAFMVLPFAWSGLRIGRREGVVLLAGYLGYTSYLVMQVG; this is encoded by the coding sequence ATGTTCATTGCGTTAACCATTATCGGCGGTTTTATCATTTTAACCTTTGGTGCAGAAGCTCTTGTGCGCGGAGCCAGTGCTGTAGCGCTTCGTTTAGGCATTGCACCACTGATTATTGGCTTAACTATTGTAGCATTTGGTACTAGCGCCCCTGAATTGGCGGTAAGTGTAAAATCGGCATTAGCAGGTAACCCGGGGATTGCTTTAGGTAATGTGGTGGGGTCCAATATTGTCAATATCGGCTTAATTTTAGCTATTACCGCCCTTATTCGCCCTATTACAGTGCAATCTCAAATGGTTAAGCGCGACATCCCTATCATGATTTGCGCATCGGTATTAATGTGGTTTTTACTGCTTGATGGTGAAGTGAGCTTTATCGACGGTGCCATTTTATTCAGTGCACTTGTTAGCTATTTAGTGTTTAGTTATGTCAGCGCCAAAAATAATCCCGAAGATCTTGATCTTGATGCCAGCCCTCAACACCCAGGGTTATCAATAGCATTAATTATTATGGGTATCGCTATGCTGGTCGGTGGTGGCATATTATTTGTTAATGGTGCTGTGGATTTAGCCAAGCAATTTGGCATTAGCGAAGTCATCATCGGCTTAACTATTGTGGCGATTGGCACCAGCATGCCAGAACTTGTCACCTCGGTGATGGCTGCACTGAAAGGTCAAAGTGACATTGCCATCGGTAATGTGGTTGGATCAAACATTTTCAATGTGCTCGGTATTTTAGGCGCGACTGCGTTAATCCACCCTGTCTCCGCTGCCGGATTTAACCGAATCGATTTTATCGCCATGCTGATCTTTGCTTTCATGGTATTACCGTTTGCTTGGAGCGGCTTACGTATTGGTCGCCGTGAAGGTGTAGTGCTTCTAGCGGGTTACTTAGGTTACACCAGTTACTTAGTCATGCAGGTTGGGTAA
- the spoT gene encoding bifunctional GTP diphosphokinase/guanosine-3',5'-bis pyrophosphate 3'-pyrophosphohydrolase, whose translation MYLFEGLKESASSYLEPDQVELLKQAYLVARDAHEGQMRTSGEPYITHPVAVSRILADMRLDHESLMAALLHDTIEDTPVTKEELSELFGVAVAELVEGVSKLDKIKFRDRKEAQAENFRKMMMAMTQDIRVILIKLADRTHNMRTLGALRPDKRRRIASETLEIYAPIANRLGIHNIKIELEDLGFQAYYPMRHRVIRDVVKAARGNRKELINSIEVAIEKRLEEAGIPTKVKGREKNLYSIYRKMRSKELQFQEVMDIYAFRVIVDSIDTCYRVLGAMHGLYKPRPGRFKDYIAIPKANGYQSLHTSLFGPHAVPVEVQIRTEEMDQMADKGVAAHWMYKNKIDSAQQSTSQVRAHRWMQSLLELQQSASSSFEFVENVKTELFPEEIYVFTPEGRILELPVNATAVDFAYEVHTDVGNTCVGARVNRQAYPLSQPLISGQTVEIITAKGARPNAAWLNFVVTGKARGKIRQVLKSLKGDNAIALGKRLLNHALGDTKLENIPADLLEKVIKETKHTSLDSLLADIGLGNAMSIVIAQRLLGQQLDAHDHNKETLQMPIRGAEGMLVTYANCCRPIPGDAVIAHVSPGKGLVVHMESCANIRGYQGEPDKYISVHWDNVEGAEYQANLRVEIVNHQGALAKITSIIASAGSNIHNLSTEERDGRVYLINLRISVKDRVHLANVMRRIRVLPEVLRTSRNR comes from the coding sequence TTGTATCTGTTTGAAGGTCTAAAAGAGTCAGCATCCAGCTATTTAGAGCCGGATCAAGTAGAATTACTCAAGCAGGCCTATTTGGTTGCGCGTGATGCCCACGAAGGGCAAATGCGCACAAGTGGCGAGCCTTACATTACCCATCCCGTTGCGGTTAGCCGCATCTTGGCAGACATGCGTCTCGATCATGAGTCGCTTATGGCTGCCTTACTTCATGACACCATCGAAGATACACCTGTCACCAAAGAAGAACTCTCTGAGTTATTTGGTGTTGCTGTTGCAGAACTCGTGGAAGGTGTATCAAAGCTTGATAAAATCAAGTTTCGTGATAGAAAAGAAGCCCAAGCGGAAAACTTCCGTAAAATGATGATGGCAATGACTCAAGATATTCGAGTGATCCTCATCAAATTGGCTGATCGAACCCACAACATGCGTACTTTAGGCGCACTTCGCCCTGATAAACGCCGTCGTATTGCTAGTGAAACCCTAGAAATCTACGCCCCAATTGCTAATCGATTAGGTATTCACAATATCAAAATCGAACTTGAAGACTTAGGTTTTCAAGCCTATTACCCTATGCGCCATAGAGTGATCCGCGATGTTGTCAAAGCGGCCAGGGGTAATCGTAAAGAACTGATTAATAGTATTGAAGTTGCTATTGAAAAACGCCTTGAAGAGGCTGGAATACCCACAAAAGTTAAAGGCCGTGAAAAAAACCTCTACTCGATTTATCGAAAAATGCGCAGTAAAGAACTGCAATTTCAAGAGGTCATGGATATCTATGCGTTCCGCGTTATTGTTGACTCTATCGATACCTGTTATCGCGTTTTAGGCGCTATGCACGGATTATACAAGCCGCGCCCTGGACGTTTTAAAGATTATATCGCTATTCCAAAAGCCAACGGTTATCAATCATTGCACACATCATTATTTGGTCCTCATGCGGTTCCTGTTGAAGTGCAAATTCGCACTGAAGAAATGGATCAAATGGCCGACAAAGGTGTCGCTGCACATTGGATGTATAAAAATAAGATTGATTCGGCTCAGCAAAGTACCTCTCAAGTTCGTGCTCACCGATGGATGCAAAGTTTGCTGGAATTGCAGCAAAGCGCCAGCAGCTCATTTGAATTTGTTGAAAACGTTAAAACAGAGCTATTTCCTGAAGAAATTTATGTGTTTACCCCAGAAGGCCGTATTTTAGAATTGCCGGTTAATGCCACAGCTGTCGACTTTGCCTACGAAGTGCATACTGATGTGGGTAATACCTGCGTGGGAGCGAGAGTCAATCGCCAAGCTTATCCTCTGAGCCAGCCACTGATCTCTGGGCAAACGGTTGAAATTATTACCGCTAAAGGCGCTCGTCCTAATGCTGCATGGTTAAACTTTGTGGTCACCGGTAAAGCTCGTGGTAAAATTAGGCAAGTATTGAAGAGCCTTAAAGGTGATAACGCCATTGCATTAGGTAAGCGTTTGTTAAACCATGCCTTGGGTGATACTAAACTTGAGAATATTCCAGCCGATTTACTTGAAAAAGTGATTAAAGAAACCAAACATACTTCGCTGGACTCATTACTGGCCGATATTGGCTTAGGTAATGCCATGAGTATTGTGATTGCCCAACGTTTATTAGGCCAACAGCTAGACGCTCACGATCATAATAAAGAAACCTTGCAGATGCCAATTCGTGGCGCTGAAGGTATGTTGGTGACCTACGCTAATTGTTGTCGCCCTATCCCTGGCGATGCCGTCATTGCCCATGTGAGTCCAGGCAAAGGTTTAGTGGTTCACATGGAAAGCTGTGCCAATATTCGTGGCTATCAAGGCGAGCCTGATAAGTACATATCAGTGCATTGGGACAACGTAGAAGGCGCAGAGTACCAAGCTAATCTGCGCGTCGAAATTGTTAACCATCAAGGTGCGCTGGCTAAAATCACCTCGATTATCGCTTCAGCTGGGTCAAATATTCACAATCTCAGCACTGAAGAACGTGATGGCCGAGTGTATTTGATTAATTTACGTATTTCAGTTAAAGATCGTGTCCATCTTGCCAACGTAATGCGCAGGATACGCGTTTTACCTGAAGTATTACGCACCTCGCGTAATCGCTAG
- a CDS encoding RidA family protein has protein sequence MAEKIIIATDKAPQAIGTYSQAVKVGSTVYLSGQIPLDPKTMTMVSDDFAEQVVQVFENLSAVCEAAGGKMSDIVKLNIFLTDLSHFATVNEIMSRYFQQPYPARAAIGIKALPKGSLVEMDGIMEI, from the coding sequence ATGGCTGAAAAAATTATCATCGCAACCGACAAAGCCCCACAAGCAATTGGCACTTACTCACAAGCCGTTAAAGTCGGCAGTACCGTTTATCTTTCAGGTCAAATTCCATTAGATCCAAAAACCATGACCATGGTAAGCGATGATTTTGCTGAACAAGTCGTGCAAGTTTTCGAAAATTTATCTGCGGTATGCGAAGCTGCAGGCGGAAAAATGAGTGATATCGTTAAGTTAAATATCTTCCTGACCGATCTGTCTCATTTCGCCACAGTTAATGAAATTATGAGCCGTTATTTTCAACAGCCTTACCCTGCTCGTGCCGCTATTGGCATCAAAGCGTTACCAAAAGGGTCATTGGTTGAAATGGACGGAATAATGGAAATCTAA
- a CDS encoding AMP-binding protein, translating to MENLIKTPVEMLSHWVDTQGDKVYLRQPIDGKYVDFTWREVQQKMQQIAGSLRHLGLERGDKVAVLSKNCAEWFIVDLALMYGGYISVPVYPTANAETIRYILEHSGAKAIFTGKLDHWAEQEAAVGGDILRLAMPYDTMPAQYHWQQLLTLGQPLVDEQLPTADQVMTLIYTSGSTGKPKGVIQTFTSYCWACEAVIRDLQTNTTDRLLSYLPLAHITERVAIEGSSFYSGATISFVESLDSFVDDIQRCRPTIFFSVPRLWTVFQLNIINKIGVKKLNTLLKLPIISSIVKRKIKKGLGLDQSRLNGSGSAPIPPSLLQWYNSIGIDICEAWGMTENCAYSIINYPFNAKKIGTVGRPVEGCLVRQTEQGELLVKSPGLMSGYYLQEAATAAAFTEDGFFLTGDLCEIDEDGYIDITGRVKDNFKTSKGKYVSPVPIERKLAQDSHIELICVIGSGLPHPIALVQLSEGSKLQPREEVRTSLKESLDSINPKLESHENIDAIIIVNDDWTIESDVLTPTLKIKRHVLEKAFSAKVEGVRGAKVRWEDEL from the coding sequence ATGGAAAATTTAATTAAAACGCCGGTTGAGATGTTGTCTCATTGGGTTGATACACAAGGCGATAAAGTTTACCTTCGCCAGCCAATTGACGGTAAGTATGTGGATTTCACCTGGCGTGAAGTTCAACAAAAAATGCAACAAATTGCAGGTTCACTGCGTCATTTAGGTCTAGAACGTGGCGACAAGGTTGCTGTACTGTCTAAAAACTGCGCCGAGTGGTTTATTGTCGATTTAGCATTAATGTACGGTGGTTACATTAGTGTACCGGTTTATCCAACCGCGAATGCTGAAACCATTCGCTATATACTTGAACATAGCGGTGCCAAAGCCATCTTTACCGGCAAGCTCGATCATTGGGCTGAACAAGAAGCGGCTGTGGGCGGTGACATTCTCCGCTTAGCCATGCCTTATGACACTATGCCAGCTCAATATCATTGGCAGCAACTGTTAACGCTGGGTCAGCCGCTTGTTGACGAGCAGCTGCCAACGGCTGATCAAGTCATGACGCTCATTTATACTTCGGGGTCAACCGGCAAACCCAAAGGCGTGATACAAACCTTTACCAGCTATTGCTGGGCCTGTGAAGCGGTCATTCGTGATTTACAAACCAATACGACTGACCGACTATTATCTTACTTACCTCTGGCACACATTACTGAACGTGTGGCGATAGAAGGTTCATCATTCTATTCTGGAGCAACGATTTCTTTTGTAGAAAGCCTCGACTCATTTGTTGATGATATTCAGCGTTGTCGTCCAACGATATTTTTCTCCGTGCCGCGCTTATGGACGGTATTTCAATTAAATATCATCAATAAAATTGGCGTCAAAAAACTCAACACATTACTGAAATTGCCCATTATTAGCAGTATCGTTAAGCGTAAAATAAAAAAAGGTTTGGGTTTAGACCAATCACGCTTGAACGGCTCAGGTTCAGCGCCTATCCCACCATCATTACTGCAATGGTATAACAGCATCGGCATTGATATTTGTGAAGCGTGGGGCATGACCGAAAACTGTGCTTACTCGATAATCAATTACCCATTCAATGCCAAAAAAATCGGCACGGTTGGCCGTCCGGTTGAAGGATGCTTAGTGCGTCAAACTGAACAAGGTGAGTTATTAGTCAAAAGCCCAGGCTTAATGAGTGGCTATTACCTGCAAGAAGCCGCTACCGCTGCAGCATTTACTGAAGACGGCTTTTTCCTCACTGGCGATTTGTGTGAAATCGACGAAGACGGTTACATTGACATCACTGGCCGCGTTAAAGACAACTTTAAAACCTCAAAAGGCAAATATGTTTCACCGGTACCTATTGAACGTAAATTGGCTCAAGATTCACATATTGAGCTAATTTGTGTTATTGGTTCTGGCTTACCGCACCCTATCGCTTTGGTGCAGCTTTCTGAAGGTTCAAAATTACAGCCGCGCGAGGAAGTAAGAACCTCATTAAAAGAGAGCCTCGACAGTATTAATCCCAAGCTTGAGTCACATGAAAATATTGATGCCATTATAATCGTAAATGATGACTGGACCATTGAGAGCGACGTATTAACGCCGACGTTAAAAATTAAACGTCACGTTCTGGAAAAAGCATTTAGCGCCAAAGTAGAAGGTGTCCGCGGTGCTAAAGTACGTTGGGAAGACGAATTGTAA
- a CDS encoding lysophospholipid acyltransferase family protein: MTNQPHKPQHADAIEQKKSAAPKLRGCRYVPRWIGGVLCYIAFGLGGLLCSLTILPILQLWPTKPELRVARVQRLVSGMFRALVAMLSFAGVITVNTKNIETLQQAKGQIVIANHPTLVDVVVLISLMPNAGCIVKQGLWRNPFIRGVLASAGYIPNRGADWLLDDCLQVLQTDTNLIIFPEGTRTLTGNIVNPFARGAANIALRTQTDILPVVLRTDVAGLTKQQAWYQIPRQTINMSVEIGTSMSYLLYDVKQGNEAKMARQLTRDLQQFYLDTLKQPIKSH; the protein is encoded by the coding sequence ATGACTAATCAACCACACAAACCACAACATGCTGATGCTATTGAGCAAAAAAAATCCGCCGCGCCGAAACTGCGCGGATGTCGTTATGTACCTCGCTGGATTGGCGGTGTGCTTTGTTATATTGCTTTTGGTTTAGGTGGACTGCTCTGCTCATTAACTATTTTACCCATATTACAACTTTGGCCCACTAAGCCAGAGCTGCGGGTTGCACGGGTACAAAGATTAGTCAGCGGGATGTTTAGAGCATTGGTCGCCATGCTCAGTTTTGCTGGGGTGATTACAGTTAACACTAAGAATATCGAAACACTACAGCAAGCAAAGGGGCAGATTGTCATCGCCAATCACCCAACATTAGTGGATGTGGTAGTATTAATTAGTCTTATGCCGAATGCGGGTTGTATTGTAAAACAAGGCTTATGGCGTAATCCATTTATTCGCGGCGTACTCGCCAGTGCCGGTTATATTCCAAATCGTGGCGCTGATTGGCTACTAGATGACTGCTTACAAGTGTTGCAAACCGATACCAATTTAATTATTTTCCCTGAAGGTACGCGAACATTAACCGGTAATATCGTTAATCCTTTTGCTCGCGGGGCCGCCAATATTGCGCTACGCACCCAAACAGATATTTTACCTGTGGTATTACGTACTGATGTTGCAGGGTTGACCAAGCAACAAGCTTGGTACCAAATTCCACGGCAAACCATCAATATGTCAGTAGAAATAGGCACAAGCATGTCATACCTGCTGTATGATGTTAAACAAGGTAATGAAGCCAAAATGGCTCGACAGCTGACGCGCGACTTGCAGCAGTTTTACCTTGATACACTTAAACAGCCTATCAAGTCACATTGA
- the rpoZ gene encoding DNA-directed RNA polymerase subunit omega yields MARVTVEDAVNKIGNRFDMILVAARRARQIAVQGKEPMVDEMNDKPTVVALREIELGLVTSNTLDADERQTVREREAAEIAAVAAIAEGRVL; encoded by the coding sequence ATGGCTCGCGTAACTGTAGAAGACGCCGTAAACAAAATCGGCAACCGTTTTGATATGATCCTGGTTGCAGCGCGTCGTGCACGCCAAATCGCCGTCCAAGGTAAAGAACCTATGGTTGATGAGATGAATGATAAACCAACGGTTGTCGCATTACGTGAAATCGAATTAGGTTTAGTCACCTCAAATACTTTAGATGCTGATGAGCGCCAAACTGTTCGTGAACGTGAAGCAGCTGAAATTGCCGCTGTCGCAGCCATTGCAGAAGGCCGCGTTTTATAA
- the recG gene encoding ATP-dependent DNA helicase RecG encodes MLRLDLVPITDLKGVAKKVAEKLAKLGIKTVQDVLFHLPLRYEDRTQIYPIAALPPGSYGTIEAEIQSTQIMQGRRRMLMCNVRDHSGMMSLRFFNFSMAQRNAMENGSTIRAYGEIRRGNHHKEIVHPEYQIIHPGGSVTLSDTLTPIYPTTEGVKQASWIKLTEQALTMLDDGGLPELLPNGLQPNNISLRDALHILHRPHSSVSPFELEQGQHPAQQRLIQEELLAHNLSMLQLRQRSNQDAAVPMPATGQLSSPFLAQLPFKPTGAQQRVVAEIRQDIQHPTPMMRLVQGDVGSGKTLVAALAALQAIENGYQVAMMAPTELLAEQHASNFAAWFEPLGVKIGWLAGKLKGKARVQSLENIASGAAQMVIGTHAIFQQAVVFNKLALIIIDEQHRFGVHQRLGLREKGVSQGFHPHQLIMTATPIPRTLAMTAYADLDTSIIDELPPGRTPVTTVAVADSRREHVIERVKQAALHDNRQTYWVCTLIEESEVLECQAAEDTAAELTIALPELKIGLIHGRMKSADKQAIMAQFKAGDVNLLVATTVIEVGVDVPNASLMIIENPERLGLAQLHQLRGRVGRGAVASHCVLLYKAPLSQTATKRLGVLRNSNDGFIIAQKDLEIRGPGEVLGTKQTGLADLKIADLLRDQHLIEPTQKLAVHVNQQVPQNVDAIIQRWIGDRQQYVQA; translated from the coding sequence TTGCTACGACTGGATCTTGTTCCGATCACCGACCTTAAAGGTGTTGCTAAAAAGGTCGCGGAAAAACTGGCTAAGTTAGGTATTAAAACAGTACAAGATGTACTGTTTCACTTACCGCTGCGTTATGAAGACCGTACGCAAATCTATCCCATTGCCGCGTTGCCTCCTGGCAGTTATGGCACCATAGAAGCCGAAATTCAGTCGACTCAAATAATGCAAGGTCGGCGACGTATGCTAATGTGTAATGTTCGCGATCACAGCGGAATGATGAGCCTGCGTTTTTTTAATTTTTCAATGGCACAACGTAACGCCATGGAAAATGGATCCACCATTCGGGCTTACGGTGAAATACGTCGAGGCAATCATCACAAAGAAATTGTTCACCCCGAATATCAAATTATCCATCCTGGTGGATCAGTCACATTAAGCGACACACTAACGCCTATATACCCGACAACAGAAGGGGTAAAACAAGCCAGTTGGATAAAACTGACCGAGCAAGCCTTAACCATGTTAGATGATGGTGGATTGCCAGAATTATTACCCAATGGCCTGCAGCCAAACAATATTAGTCTTCGCGATGCGCTGCATATTTTACATCGTCCCCACAGCTCGGTGTCACCATTTGAATTAGAACAAGGTCAACATCCGGCACAGCAAAGGTTAATACAAGAAGAACTGCTCGCTCATAACCTCAGTATGTTGCAACTACGCCAACGTAGTAACCAAGATGCCGCAGTGCCTATGCCTGCAACCGGCCAATTATCAAGCCCTTTTTTAGCCCAGTTGCCCTTTAAGCCAACGGGGGCACAACAGCGCGTAGTGGCCGAAATTCGCCAAGATATTCAGCATCCAACGCCAATGATGCGTTTAGTTCAAGGTGACGTTGGCTCAGGAAAAACCCTGGTGGCGGCGCTTGCAGCATTGCAGGCTATTGAAAACGGATACCAAGTAGCCATGATGGCGCCGACCGAGTTACTCGCTGAACAACATGCCAGCAATTTTGCCGCATGGTTTGAACCTCTGGGAGTGAAAATAGGTTGGTTAGCAGGCAAACTCAAAGGTAAAGCTAGAGTCCAATCCCTTGAAAACATTGCCTCTGGTGCAGCCCAAATGGTGATCGGTACTCATGCGATATTTCAACAAGCGGTGGTATTTAACAAACTGGCGCTGATTATTATTGACGAGCAACATCGTTTTGGCGTTCATCAACGCTTAGGTTTACGAGAAAAAGGCGTCAGCCAAGGCTTTCACCCGCACCAGTTAATTATGACGGCCACGCCAATTCCGCGCACCTTAGCCATGACAGCCTATGCAGATCTTGATACCTCGATTATTGATGAACTTCCCCCAGGGCGCACACCCGTGACGACCGTTGCCGTTGCTGATAGCCGCCGCGAACACGTTATTGAGCGAGTCAAACAAGCAGCATTACATGATAATCGCCAAACTTATTGGGTATGTACCTTAATTGAAGAATCTGAAGTGCTTGAATGCCAAGCTGCTGAAGACACTGCAGCGGAACTCACCATAGCATTACCTGAACTCAAAATAGGCTTGATCCATGGCCGAATGAAAAGCGCTGACAAACAGGCCATTATGGCGCAATTTAAAGCGGGTGATGTAAACTTATTAGTCGCCACTACCGTCATAGAAGTGGGTGTTGACGTACCCAATGCCAGTTTAATGATCATCGAAAATCCTGAACGATTAGGCCTAGCGCAGTTACACCAATTAAGAGGTCGAGTCGGCCGAGGCGCGGTAGCCAGTCATTGCGTGTTACTCTATAAAGCGCCATTGTCGCAAACGGCCACCAAACGCTTAGGTGTTCTGCGAAACAGTAACGACGGCTTCATCATCGCCCAAAAAGATCTCGAAATTAGAGGGCCTGGTGAAGTGCTCGGGACAAAACAAACAGGTTTAGCCGATCTCAAAATCGCAGATTTACTTCGCGATCAACACTTAATTGAACCTACTCAAAAATTAGCCGTACACGTTAACCAGCAAGTGCCACAAAACGTAGACGCTATCATTCAACGCTGGATAGGTGATAGACAACAATATGTCCAAGCATAA
- a CDS encoding DUF3014 domain-containing protein: MQVNEEDRITPPGSEKPGSNKMLIAIAVIALLGASSYFYFTSDDTDEFEPVVITPVELPESVPETPIEQTPIEEPESIATTDDVVPTGESAAATIEPLPTLDESDDFVEAKTLAIANGMKIAPMILKKDIARQFVVFVDNLAQGNMVRKASPLKGPDTKFTVSEITNKIYLNPDSYHRYDLYANFIEELSDKDLISTYNELKPLFAEAFTELGYSNIDFDTRMQQVFSMVADTPIIEDPIELSSISVNYKYVDPNLEALPNAQKLLIRMGPENARKIKAAVKKLQQSFPSQ; this comes from the coding sequence ATGCAAGTTAATGAAGAAGACCGAATTACCCCTCCAGGTTCTGAAAAGCCAGGGTCTAACAAGATGTTAATCGCTATCGCGGTGATTGCATTGTTAGGCGCAAGCAGTTATTTCTATTTTACCAGTGATGACACTGATGAATTTGAACCCGTTGTTATCACCCCAGTTGAACTGCCAGAATCAGTTCCTGAGACGCCAATAGAGCAAACGCCTATTGAAGAACCAGAAAGCATTGCCACAACAGATGATGTAGTGCCCACTGGAGAATCCGCTGCCGCAACGATAGAGCCACTCCCCACCTTAGATGAGTCTGATGATTTTGTAGAAGCAAAAACATTAGCCATTGCTAACGGCATGAAAATTGCGCCAATGATCTTGAAAAAAGACATTGCCCGCCAATTTGTGGTATTTGTCGATAACTTAGCCCAAGGCAATATGGTGCGTAAAGCGAGCCCGTTAAAAGGCCCCGATACAAAATTTACCGTGAGCGAAATAACCAACAAAATCTATCTTAATCCAGACAGTTATCATAGATATGATTTATACGCTAATTTTATAGAGGAGCTGAGTGATAAAGATTTAATCAGTACTTACAATGAGTTAAAGCCATTATTTGCCGAAGCTTTTACTGAACTAGGTTACAGTAACATTGACTTTGATACGCGAATGCAGCAGGTTTTCAGCATGGTTGCTGATACGCCCATTATTGAAGATCCTATTGAATTATCATCGATCAGTGTTAACTATAAATATGTCGATCCCAATCTTGAGGCATTACCCAATGCACAAAAACTGTTGATCCGCATGGGGCCAGAAAACGCTCGTAAAATCAAAGCAGCAGTCAAGAAACTACAACAAAGCTTTCCGAGCCAATAA
- the gmk gene encoding guanylate kinase → MSTRGNLFIVSAPSGAGKSSLISALLKDKPSDKQVSVSHTTRKPRLGEVDGQHYHFVSIEQFKALIAQNAFLEWAEVFGNFYGTSKRVIEQTLDKGIDVFLDIDWQGAEQVKKLMKTALGVFILPPSKSELERRLTGRGQDSQQVIDSRMAQAVSEMSHYAQYDFVIVNDDFDDALVDLSAIIRSQRLTCASQQYAHNDMITDLLAD, encoded by the coding sequence ATGAGCACTCGTGGAAATCTTTTTATTGTGTCAGCCCCTAGTGGCGCAGGTAAATCATCACTTATATCAGCACTATTAAAAGATAAACCCAGCGATAAACAGGTTTCTGTGTCACATACGACCCGTAAACCTCGCCTTGGCGAAGTCGATGGACAGCATTATCATTTCGTGTCTATTGAGCAATTTAAAGCATTAATTGCCCAAAATGCCTTTCTTGAATGGGCCGAAGTCTTTGGCAATTTTTATGGCACCTCCAAGCGCGTCATCGAACAAACCTTAGATAAAGGTATCGATGTATTTCTTGATATTGATTGGCAAGGCGCAGAGCAAGTTAAAAAATTGATGAAAACGGCATTAGGGGTGTTTATTTTACCGCCGTCTAAGTCCGAGCTTGAACGCCGTTTAACCGGTCGAGGCCAAGACAGTCAACAAGTGATTGATTCACGTATGGCACAAGCCGTTTCTGAAATGTCACATTACGCTCAATATGACTTTGTGATTGTAAATGATGATTTTGATGACGCATTGGTCGATTTAAGCGCCATTATCCGCAGTCAACGATTAACCTGTGCTAGTCAGCAGTATGCCCACAATGATATGATTACTGATCTCTTGGCAGATTAA
- a CDS encoding beta-ketoacyl synthase chain length factor, giving the protein MQLVFDLLSWGAWSADFQTTERWQQWQQPNGDLSPKSDSPALAHIPAMQRRRFSRLTKMMLTAAYQCQPDMHCRSIFASRHGELTRTLGLLKDIAQQQALSPMAFSQSVHNTASGIFGIVNDNTTTSTSIAAGEQTLTQALIEAYAQLAQSPSPVLVVFGDDPVPPVYSEFIHEVELPLAFGLYLAPLNNIAHRAEKQAIAPELHQTMPQRTTLRLSDHPLGLGPLDNQKHQDNISLSELIHHIASAKNIQGKLCHWYWSLEHHD; this is encoded by the coding sequence GTGCAATTAGTATTTGATCTTCTATCATGGGGTGCATGGTCTGCGGACTTTCAGACAACAGAACGTTGGCAGCAATGGCAACAGCCTAATGGCGACTTGTCGCCAAAATCTGACTCACCAGCATTAGCACACATTCCTGCCATGCAACGTCGGCGCTTTAGTCGCTTAACCAAAATGATGCTAACCGCGGCATACCAATGCCAACCCGATATGCATTGCCGTAGTATTTTTGCATCTCGTCATGGTGAACTTACCAGAACCTTAGGCTTACTTAAGGATATTGCCCAGCAGCAAGCTTTATCACCAATGGCTTTTAGTCAATCAGTGCACAATACTGCCAGTGGTATTTTTGGTATTGTGAATGATAATACTACGACGTCTACATCCATTGCTGCGGGTGAGCAAACCCTCACACAAGCACTCATTGAAGCCTACGCTCAATTAGCACAATCCCCATCGCCAGTATTGGTTGTCTTTGGTGACGATCCGGTTCCACCGGTATACAGTGAATTTATTCACGAGGTCGAACTTCCTCTGGCATTCGGTTTGTACCTTGCACCACTCAATAACATCGCCCACCGAGCTGAAAAGCAGGCTATAGCACCCGAATTACATCAAACAATGCCTCAACGGACGACTCTACGCCTGTCTGATCATCCACTCGGATTAGGCCCTCTTGACAACCAAAAACACCAAGACAACATCAGCTTGAGCGAGTTAATCCATCATATTGCCAGTGCAAAGAATATCCAGGGTAAACTGTGCCATTGGTATTGGTCACTTGAACATCATGACTAA